The genomic interval GGTTTGAAGCAAATAAAACATATCCTCAAGCTAACCAATACACATATGTTGAGTTCCCTGAATGGTTCACTTGGCATGGGGATGGGAAATATTGGGCTCCTCGAGGAGGAAGCAACAAAATTGGTAGAGTAGCACATGTTGGTCCAAATAAAGGAGAGCAATATTATCTTCGTATGTTGCTACATATAGTGAAGGGAGCAAGATCATATTTGGACATTAGTATTATTGAAGGCTATCGATATCCCACATTTCAGGCTGCATGCCAGGCTCTAGGTCTTCTTGGTGATGATCGTGAATGGTCATCTGCGATGGCTGATGCAGCACACTGGGCTCTTCCCTACCAACTCCGTGAGTTATTCGTGACACTTCTTATATTTTCGACAAACTAGACGAAAGAAGTGTGCGACGAAGAAGAAACCTACCCTCAAGATGCCACCAGGAGTAAGGATATCAAAGAGAGTGAGGGCAGATGCTCCAACCGAAATGCCTCCTGGAGTCTCAACAAGGTCAGCGAAAAGGCAACTCATAGCAGAACAAGGTAAAGGTAATGGCCATGAAGAACTGCCTCCAGAAACAGAAAACAATTGTGATGAAGATGTGGGCAGTGGACATTTGCTTCAAGATAATGATGTGAACAGGCCCCCGAGCCCGGTGATGGACTGGTCATATGGACATGATGCCCACCATGAAGAGCAACCTGCACAGCAAACCAATTCTGATGCTGAAGGCAAGTTAGTTCAACGAagagaaaattattatttttaactatttgaTGAATGCTAACATTGTAAATGAATACTCTGTAGTACCTATACGAAGAGGCACAAGAAAATCAAGGCCACCAACCGCAGGAATAATGCTTGACAAGATGACCAAAGCTATGGGAAGAATGCCCATTGCTGTTGCCGAAGGGAAGAGAAGGCCAGATGAACCGGTGCAAGCTGCCAAGTTTGCATCAGAGGCTGGTGTTATCATTAGGACTAAAGTTCCTGTCTTCCCTCATTGGAAGCAGTACAAGGATGATGAAGGCTATATTAACAACTTCATGGGCAAGTTATCTGTAAGAGCCTATCTATATTCTTTTATATTTCATCTATTATATGACCTAGTGTTACTCCTTAATGATTGCAATTCAAACCATCAGGTCAGGTTGGCCATTAACCAAAAACACCAGCCAACAAGGGATGCTTGTGCTGATGTATTGCAGAAAGGGATACGACAAACACGGTATAATTTGAAGAAGGCCTACTTCAATGGAGTACCTGCTAATGAGATTAGAACTACCTCTCCCATAAGTAGCATGACTGATGAACAGTGGCTGGAACTAGTTGCAAAGTGGTCAAATCCAAAGAATATGGTATGTCATCTCTAATGACatatttgtttcattttataCCTGCGACTATGTCTAACACATACATCTTTTGTAGCAAATCTCTGAACAGAACAAGCAAAACCGGCTTAATGTTAGGTTCCATCAGGCTACGGGATCTCGCAGCTATGCTGCACACTTGCACGCTTACGTAAGTTCCCATTATCTTTTAGCATTAATTATAGTTAAGAACCACTTATCTAATGTAATAGATATATAAGATAATTGATCTGCATTTTCTGTACTGAAATAGAAGGAGAAGAACAAGGTTGTAGAGCTTGATGCTGTGGATGCCTTTGAGGACTGCCATACCAGTAGGAAAAAAGGTCTAAGTGATGCTGCCAAAGATGCAATTGTAAGTCGCTCTGTATATTCTTACAACATTGAACTCAATTCCTTGTTACCTATGCCAACAGATTATTAATTCAGCTCATTTTATGTTTACATCCATAGGATAATTTCTGTCCTTAGTGTGCAGAGATATTTGCAGCTAAGATCATTACAGACTTAATGGAATTTATAGACTCTAACAATGTCTAATACATGCCAAACTAAATTTGTAGCTGCTGGAAACTTGTCGCTAGACAACTTACCATATACAACATAAGTTGAGATTGGGTTAAAATGCCAAATAAGCTACATAAACATTTTTTCATCAATTGATCCTGGTTACAGTTTGTATTTTTACCAATATCCCGGGTTTGAGGGTGTGATTCATGAAAACTCATTTTTACGTAAGCTGCTGTAGTGGTGTTTGCATGTATTGAGGTTTTGAATCATATGAACATAAGACTGAATATATTTCAGCCTTTACTacttcaaaacttatttcattGTAACTTGGAAAAGTAAACTTAATTATGAGGGATTATGTACTCCACGCTAGTATTTTCTTTCTAAACATTAGTGGTTTCTAGGGAAAATATTTAGGCATCATAGGAGGAATAGAAAATAACCAACGCTAAGTAACATTGCACCCCCTCCAAATTTTATGAAAGTAGTTGAGGGGAAAACCTTGTTCTTTTATAGCTACCAGGGTGTTCCATCAATCAAAAGCTGCCATGAAAGCTAATCAAATATAGTCTATGAAGTCAGCCTTCTAATATATGCTAAAACAGTATCCTAGATTCTGTCAAGAAGCATTTGGCCTGCATTGTTGCTAGAGGCTAGATAGAAAATAATTACATTCTACCAGAGTTAGAGCTCAAAATGTTTCTTGTCTCTATCACAGTTAAGAGGGCAATCCAATATTTCTAGATATGGGAATGCTTGGCTTACTCATATTATTTGTTTCTGTTTTGGCTTATGGAAAacaaatttggttaaatttgcATTCTATACAAGTTTCCTTACCTCTAGTTTGTGCTTCCTGGTAGCTTTCCATCAGTTTTCAGTGACTTTTTGAATGTGTTGTGCAGCTGCCAATATTTTGAATGTGTTATGCAGCTGCCAGTTTTTCATGTATCTAATTTTATAGCTAATGTTCAATCATTGCTGCAGTCAAGTATGAAAGCTATTATGGAAGAACCTGTACCTGATGGTGAGACACCAAGAACTAGTGCAGAAGTTGTGTCCAAGGTTCTCTCTCGTGACAACTCCAATACCACGTTTTTGAAAAATGCTGGTCTGCAGATGAGCTCCAAGAAATCAGTGACACCGACAGAAGCAGCACTTCAGGAAGAACTTGCAGCCGAAAAGCAAAGTTGTGCCATTCTCCATGCAGAAATTGTCGCAATAAAAGAACAAGCAAATCTTGCAAATGAAGCACTGGCAAAGACTCAAAAGGAGTTGGCAGAGTTCAAGCAGCAGCAAGAAGAGAACAATTTGCTCCTTCGACGTATCTTGAGCCTTTCCCAGGGTAACTTAAATCTGTCCTAGTCTCCTTTATGATCTTCTGCACTGTGATGAACTCCATCTACTTATATCAGTTGTTTGATGGTTCTGTGAACTTATTGTCATGTGGTGGACTTGATTATGTGAAATGATGTTTGGTGCTATGGTGGACTTAATTGTCATCCTATGGCAAACTTTTGTGGACTTAATGTGAACATATGTGTGCTAGGTTCTGTGCACTTTTTTGTAATATGGTGCTATGTGAAGTTGGTATATGTGATATATGTTGATGTTGGGCCTATTTGTAATGTGCTGTGAAGTTCTGATTGTTTGTCCATGTGATAAATCTTGATGTTGGGCCTATTTTCTTATGTGCTGCGAAGTTCTGATTAATTGTTGCTTGAAATGGGTCAATGCTAAAAATTTCCTAGATCTCATAGTGGGATGGGCCACAACAATATGTGAAGTGTGTGGCCAAATGGGCTGGGCTAAGAAAAAAATGAGCGGGCCTTCATCCCTACTGTGCTTGAAACGTGTCATCTAAACAAATCAACACGTGGCAACATCAAGTAAAGACGTGTGTCACAAATCAGATACGTACACGTGGCGCTTCAAAATGAGAGCACGTGGTGCCTCCACCTTCGGCCACGTGGCGTCAGCGTACACCACCACGTGGACATACGAAATGTAAACACGTGGTGTTAAATATGACTGCCACGTGGCGCCTCCACCTTCGGCCACGTGGCATCAGGGCGCACCACCACGTGGACATAAGAAATGCCAACACGTGGCGTTAAATatggctgccacgtggcgccACCACCTTCGGCCATGTGGCATCAGCTTGCACCACCACGTGGACATACCAAATGCCAACACGTGGCGTTAAATATGACTGCCACTTGGCTCTAGCGTACGGGAGATGATGATCCAGCGTGGCGTACACGTCATCCGCCACGTCACAGCCAACATGGACTCCACGTGTGATAGCCACGTGGCATGGACGACGTCTATCCTAGCCAGCTAGAAAGCAGTTCTATGACGAGCACCTTCGTCATGGatataagcatttctatgaCGAAATCTACTGTTTAGTCATAGAAAAACATATGTGACGCGACTTCTATGATGAATCCTATTTCGTCATAAATTCGTCATAGAAGTTACTTTATGACGATTTGCGCATCTTCCATGACAAAAGTAGATTGTCATAGATGTGCCTATCTCCACTAGTGGTTGTCAAGTTCTATATACCAAATTAGTCAAGAAGGAAGCTACACATAAATAATTACTTTTGTCATGTGGCTACAAATGattataaatatatgatgtgtTTTGTTGTCGTCCTTCAAAGTTTTGTTTTATCACTACACAGATCttacaatttttttgttttacttttgTTAGCATGGTACACTTTAGCTGGTGGTGCATCTATTCTGtttgctgacatctcattttaGTTTTTGGTTCGCTTCGCTTTGTTGCCCGCGGCAACGCGCAGGCCGCCAACTAGTTTGTCTTCCACTTCCCGAACCTTTCGTCTCCTCACTTAGACGCTTTGGTGATATGACCATAGCTATTATAGATATAGctgttgctcacatcatggatcaacaatatgatatcaagatcaagacATCCAAGAGCTTAAATTTCTAGAATATTATGTGTATTAAATCCTTGTCCATGAATCAGTCAggatacacaaaacgacaagtaaatGAACAAATCCGAATGTAAATAAAGcataaaatatttacagaagaggcacttagtcctcacatcgaaaagaaaacagaagcaacggaaaaaggcgatcctagcggggcttcagctccactccacaagtAAAACttaactggggtataagccttGGTTCtcaaacttcgtcttcagctcagaagcactacactttcGAAAAGGAGGAATAATAGTAACGGTGAATACAATcatcgtactcagcaagccacaccaatgatgtaTTCGTGCAAGGGAAGACAAAGAggggtttgtggctatttgcacaAAGGCGGTTGTAAACATTTAtagttgaaaacagtaaaacagttgattaattaaagCAATATTAAATCTTCACTAAAGAACGCTACCCTTGTTAAACAGGCCTAACCAAAACAcatgaactacaccagttctttgagtcaaattaattaatagatTGAGTCTAATCACGATGAGCTGGTTGATCGCTCATAACCTtggcacggctatttgaatagttctactctgatcagaggtgcacaactgtacctaTAAAGACACAACCCGTCGGCATGTTACCGTGCCCCGCTGGACACGTCACcgtgtcgagtgattgtgataAGACCCTTCACATAACTCCCCTAACCAATCGCACCCACTTTAGGTTTCGCCCCCTCCTTTTAGGCAAGTCGAGCAGCCCCCTCTTGTGTGAATCCGAAAGCAGCATAGACCGCAGCACGACCCATCCATACTCCATCATGCCACCCTTGCCTTGGTACGTTAGAAAGGAGAAAGTTATACTGCACATCCAGCAGTTGCACATTCATGCTTGTGGTAAGCGCGGTAAATCTTTTAGGGATTCCCGaaaaccggtccttaattaccatgggtgcgactagcaaaaccatgtacccacagcccaccatcaAGTCAtatttagttggataattacgaccaatgaaACATGGCAAGATGTCTCGAGCTCACAGCTCATCAAGATACCAAGTGTGAATAATGTAATTATCATATTTTGTGAACTAGTGGTAATTAAACATTGCTAAGCATATATAATTCTAGTTGGGTCAACATAAATAATACAAGCTAGTCAAATTATCACCCAAAGTTTGACAAAGGACGGATCACAAGTAAACAGGGCACAAGTGAGCATATCGGTAATCCCataatcccatgtaattagcaaaatatgaaattttatttgcaaatagaaaaaatcattttttaaattaggttcaacatgctcaaggagaatgtgtgacttgccttacttcttcaaacaatcttccgaactcttatcCTCACGAACGTGATCTTCCAAAACGGTgaattctacacgctggcacgcaaaacgagaaaaactctaataaaaaccaaataaacagtacataaaaagtaaacaaacatgtagagcccAACCATAGTGCATGATGTTGGGGGCCCAGTCTCCCAGCCAAAGGGGAGACCGGGAGGCGGCCCAGAAGTTCGGCCGAACTCATCCTGAGCTGTTGATCACCATCTTCCACGTGTACTCTCCTGATTACTTCCTGATGACGGTTGAAGGGTAGTTAGGACATTTACAATGGCCATAACCGTCATATGgtagctataaaaggaggactcCATCACACTTCgaaacacacaactttgagctgaattataagaggctctattgtatcttttgtacattagaaaataggtagagagtgaggagaagctctggaggagtgcccggaagtttggcacTCTCTCCGACTTCTTCCTTGGCGAGTGTAGCTTTCTAGGAGGAATTTTGGAGGAGTACTAGAGCTgccggtacactctgctccggatTCGGAGAAACTTCTTCTATTAAGTTAGCATTCTCGATACTTtgttatgttatttaattatttagtctaagTAAGTGTCACGCCCCGAAGTTTAGCCATGCTCTAATATGCtaacatgatttttagtggaattttcagagccttttaaataatttttaaccaattaaaatcaaTTATATGCAATATAAGTCCCTGGAAAAtcccccctttttttctttttcccttctttttctttctttttcctcccttTCCGTACCTCATGGGTCGCCGGCCTATCTCTCCTGCACCCTCCCGAAGTCCACCCGACCTCCCCCTTTCTCTCTTGggcgctgacgggtggggcccgcctacagccccttccccttcctccaaCCAGCGGCAACTGCCATCCCAATCGCCGCCGCGTGCCACCCGCGCCCACTCCGTGCCCATGTCACCACCCACGCCCCCGCGTTCCCGCCCACACACCCGCGCCCGCAAGGGCGGGTTTCGATTTgaatccccctctctccccctccccatgTCGCCGGTGCAATTGGCCACCCACCGGCCACGTCCGTCTCTCCCGAGCACCTATAAAGCTTCCCCGTACTCTCCTCCaccgttttcctttttttcaccgCCCTCTCCCGTGCCCCCACCGCTCCCACGCCGATCtcccctagcgccgccgcctaccgcccACCTCCAGCTGCCactagggccgccgccgccgttagcTTCGCCTGTTGAATAGTCcccattggttgtggaagggcaaaggacctaacatataagtgggggagcccctcacctcaatggctagcttttggggtgggaaaggccctttacgatcctacaattggtatcagagcctggctaGTTTAACATCTCTGGCCCGATGGACAGTGCGTGAAGGcttgatggaccgtgggtgcctgcgggGCCCGTATACCTGAGGGACCATGGTGAAATGGTGAAGGGGCGGTgaagggctgagggacaccaataTGTGAAGtgggagattgttgaatagtcccacattggttgtggaagggcaaaggacctaagatataagtggtggagcccctcacctcaatggctagcttttgggggtgggaaaggccctttacgatcctacatcGCTGTCGCGAGAgctacctcggccgccgcctcccatcgTCGAAATCCCACCGGAAATCATCCTTCCTCGCACGCCGGTGAGCCCCTCCATTTTCCCCCCTTTGGCTGGCATTGCCGCTCACCGTggacctcctctctccctctaaatCCTCTCATTTGCTTCCCTAGGTCACTTCGGACGTCGTCCACCTGCTCGTCTCGCCGTCCGCCGCTTGCCACCGTCATTCGCCGTCGCACCTTCCCGCGCCGGCCAGCCCCACGGTGAgaactccctctcctccctccttccctctctcccgtATGCGCCACCGCTTTCTGCGCGCTTGCCATCACCCTCGCCCGACGTTGCCGTCCTATGCGCCATCTGCCGTTGCTGGTCGCCGCCATCGgaggccgcgcgcgccgctgcccaCGCCATAGCCGGCCGGCCGTCTTGAAACCGAGTCGTCCGATAGTCCTTGGGGCCGATCCGGGCTGTTGGTCCCATGGACCGGTGGTGGACCACCCACGTGGTCCtggtccacggtagaccgactctcccttgagccgctgacatgtggggcccgcatgccAGTCCCCCCCCTTAATGACGTCATCACCTGGGatatattgcgcaataaataattaaggctttttcttttttatagtaaaaacagagataatcttctaaaaatcataactaattcatccgagctccgtttaagtcaattcaagtctcagtaaatttataaaaatccctagaatccattgAAAATGGTTTTGCTTCATGTTTCAGTAggcttatagcatgttttgcttgggtgtttgtttgtcgcgtagttTTCGGTTGTTTCGTCACTCTGTGGTGCGTTGAAGTCATTGCAGAGATCTCATCATTGCGAGAgtaaggcaagtcatgcttgttaATTGACCATATTGCTcccatattgcaaatgctctactTTGCTctaaatactgcattgttttacaatgtCACGGTATGGGCTTTTTACCTACTGTTCTCAGCCTTATTATTTGTATGCCATTTTCCTTTGTTAACTTGGGATGTAACATGCCTAGATGTTGGATTAGAATTGCTTAGCCCTGcatagttcaactagtacacaaaagaGGAAAACACATTAAAGCCTAGACATTGGttattagcatagctttggattggtgccaccgcaatggtgctagttaattaaaatacactaaatggtgggctgtgggtgcatggttttgctagtcatGCCATGGCAATTAAAGATCGGTTCgtgggaaaccctggaagaacttatcgtacttaccacaagccagcgtgggcaacggctaggcttgtagtatagctttcctctagccgacgtacccaggctagggtgggtgtgatggagttgggtcggtgGGGGTTTTCGGTTGATCGGCTGCCGAATTCACCGTGGCACGAGGGGGGAGGGGGCtacccgttgcctgctggggacgaggcgaaacctgaggtgtggttcaaTTAGTTAGAGGGTATTATGcaaagggtcctgtcacggacTCTTTCTGTTATGTCGTGGTAGCATGTCGACGCACGGAAACGTGTTGTCACATCttgattttcgtttcaggatttataaattatttaataaataattattagaatttatattaaatgttcattaatttacaagtgaagttaaatgtgggaaataaaatttcctcaATATAaggcatggctggatttaatttttattaaattctccatgattaattatactctctggaattttctcggatttttctgAGCTCAATtactaattttgataatacaaagaacatttcagttaTTATtcacatatttaattaatcattaaatggtctgcttataattttgttaaatacttatAGTGTTCATGTAATTTcatgatttttcttgaaattattagagcattggaagtatttttaacaattcaaatatcatttcagtgattaatttaattggaaaagtaaattaaatagccttttccttttcgggccaAAACTGGAAAAGTTCTCTTTAAGTTCCTCGGCCTATTCTTCCTCTTTGCCTGCATTCTGTCTCCTTGTCTTCCAGAAAAGTCTATTTCTTATCcctcccttcttttcttttctgccCCGCAAAAAGTTTATTTTACATCCCTCAACACTGGtcttcttcaacctctggcTGCCGAGCTAAGCCCGAGTTGGCTCGGTTTTTCCGAAAATCCTCCATGTCGGGTGCCCGCCCTCTCGCGCCTCCCGCCGCACGCGCGCCCCGCCCCGCCACCTATCCTGTGCCACTCTCGTCACCTGTCCCTACGTATACTCCGTTGCAGCAAATTACCCATATATTTTCGAAACCCTCGATTAagagaatttatttattttttgttccaccaaaaatgtttcacctagtgtactcacgatgttttactatgtatagatataatgttacagtgaattaaaattttcttttgcaacaaatcacccacatattttggaaaccctctattaaggtaATTCGTTTcgttttttgttccaccaaaaatttttcacctagtgtacttataatgtttcactatgtatagatcaaatgttgcgtgatctgaaacattctttcgctatttgctgaaacattgtttttatatatggtgaaacaacgcccaattttttgagaaattgttgtttcatacgttgtagcaaaaaTGTTTCACGAGGTGATttggtgatttggttgtgtttcacgattgaaacatttttgatctacCTAGAGAAACAATTACTATCTACTTAGTGGAACAATTCctatatacttggtggaacagcgtgcaacatttaaaaataattcaataataagctaaaattttttttcatcggattatattcatgtgtggtcttgttttaaagatttaattgcaacgaatttagtAGTGCAATCGGATCGTgaattggataagtaatttgagagaaaatgtagtttaaagtttatttaaaaaagttgacACATGCATGGCTGCATGTTCTGTGCATGCATTTCATCGATTAtattcatgtgtggtcttgttttaaagatttaattgcaacgaatttcgTGGTGCAATCAGATCGTGAAttagataagtaatttgagagaaaatgtagtttaaagtttatttaaaaTAGTGGACACATGCATGGCTGCATGTTCTGTGTATGCAGTGAGTACAAATAATATTTCTGTGCATGCGTGTAGTAGTTTTGGGacctgtgatttttttctcccaCATCGGATGGCTCCCGATTTTTTTCTCCCGGATCGGGCCCTCCCGGTTTTTCGCCTCCAAATCCAGCCTCCTCTCTCCTGTATTGCGAAAATTAGTTGAGGGAAAATATTCCcattatcctcctctatcttttctcccaaaaatctgACTTTATCCCTTTCAATTCGATGCGAATCtggattcgttttcgagtttatctctcctacaaaccctaggttttcctGGCGCAATTCCTTGTGTCCCAAGCCCGATCTCTCCCTCCCATGGCTATAAATAGAACCCCAAgacctcctcttttctttccaacCCCTAGCACGAGCTCCCGTGCCCTAGCCGCCTCTCCCGCGAGCGCCTTCTCTCTCCGTCGCCGCTAGCCGCTCCAGCCACTCCAGCCGCTCGgtccatcgccgctgctgccgttgGGTTCGCAAGAAGGAGAAGACCGGCCTCCACTTCCCCGAAGCCTAAATCCACCGGagctccatcgtcgccgtcaaccCGAAGTTCACCGTcgcgttttgatctccggcgaggccCTACTGCACCTCccgtcgtcgccttcggtcgccgtCACCTCCATTGGATTCGCAGCTGCGAGGAgaaccccgtccacccctccattGCCGCCGAAACCCGCTGGAGAACCGCCGACACCATCGACCTGAAGACTGCCACCACctggacctcgccgccggccgtttTCCGTCGTTGTCCTCCGTAGCGCCGCCCCTCGGTGAGTTCGTCTCGCCGTCCTCTTCACGTAGATGCCCTCGGTTTGCACCGACATGCCCTAGATCGCCAGCGGTGGTGTGGTCCAGTGCTATGCTCAGTGGTGATGTAATCATGACATCATTAATCCTTTATTTAAATcgtaattccttttttttataaggctaaaatcagtttaatcttgtaaaattcataactaattcatatgaggCTGTTAAAGTTtataaattcatctaaaatcatgatctacatgtttgtttactttttatgtactgtttatttggagtttcttagtctttttcccCGTTTTGTGTgatagcttgtcgtttccgtcgttgcgaaggttcccgagtgcgtcggaagtggttctgaagactaattgaagaccgattattgcaaggcaagtcacatagatttcaaacacaatcctttgaacatgttggtcctatatttaaattctctatttatttcaactgtgcatttatttttgaatgtcatcgggtggtgtgaacctattcctttgttatggccactttgcattgattactctattccttgataccttgggttattataatttgactagttgagatttatatattggttcagttagatgttagacataattgcttagccatgctcagaaacattagcacatgattgggataactaatgttacacTACCAcgtatgattatatttaatggtagctctcgatggtcaatcgtgatgaggacataactagctcggatataaccatgactaccttatgtattaatcaaataaaggtgcatatgttctacattagatttacttgttatatatttgaacaaacgttgctacacaatgagttttgtgt from Oryza glaberrima chromosome 3, OglaRS2, whole genome shotgun sequence carries:
- the LOC127766297 gene encoding uncharacterized protein LOC127766297, with product MPPGVSTRSAKRQLIAEQGKGNGHEELPPETENNCDEDVGSGHLLQDNDVNRPPSPVMDWSYGHDAHHEEQPAQQTNSDAEVPIRRGTRKSRPPTAGIMLDKMTKAMGRMPIAVAEGKRRPDEPVQAAKFASEAGVIIRTKVPVFPHWKQYKDDEGYINNFMGKLSVRLAINQKHQPTRDACADVLQKGIRQTRYNLKKAYFNGVPANEIRTTSPISSMTDEQWLELVAKWSNPKNMQISEQNKQNRLNVRFHQATGSRSYAAHLHAYKEKNKVVELDAVDAFEDCHTSRKKGLSDAAKDAISSMKAIMEEPVPDGETPRTSAEVVSKVLSRDNSNTTFLKNAGLQMSSKKSVTPTEAALQEELAAEKQSCAILHAEIVAIKEQANLANEALAKTQKELAEFKQQQEENNLLLRRILSLSQGNLNLS